AAACAAAATTTTTTTAAATTATTAATAATTTTGATTTAAATAATATAACTATAGAAAAAATAAAAATTTTTTATTAGGTAATACAATGATAAAATTTTTTATTTGTTGTTTTTATAAAAACTAAATTATATAATCAAAAAAATATTTCTTAAAACAATAATTTTAAATAATGTAAATTTATTTTAGCTTTGGTAATAAATGATCATGAATAAAAATCGAGAACATACTGATAATAGAAATATTTTATTTCGTCAACATACAAATGATATACGAGAAATCATGCAAGATACGATATTTCATACAAGAGCAAATAAAGTAGTACATCAAAATATAACATTAAAAAGAAAATTTTATGAAGAAGAAGCTAATAGCTATTATTTTTCTTGTCTTCAAAATGAAAAAAATTTTTTTAAAGAAAACCCAGTTTCTTATATACGTAGCAAAAATTCAAATAATATCTTAAAGAGATTAAAAAGAGGAAAGTATTTACCAGATATTTCTCTTGATTTACATGGTCTTACACAATATCAAGCACAAAAAAAATTGGGTCAACTTATTACAATTTGTCAAAAAGAAAAAATTTTTTGTGCACATATTATACATGGATATGGAAAGAATATTTTAAAAAAGCAGATACCTTTTTGGTTATCTCAGCATCCCGATATAGTCGCATTTCATCAAGCTCCTAAAATTTTTGGAAGTGATGCTGCTATTATAGCGATTATTGAAGTTTGTAATTAAAAATGGAATAAATATAGAATATTTTTTTAGAATATATTTATATTTTAAAATGAAAAAAAATTTAATTATATTTTAACATGTTAAAGTATTTTATTTTTTAACAATTTAATAATACAACGATATTTATTTAAATAAAATAACTTTTTTAAAACCCTTATTTTTTTGGGTTTTTTTGTTTTATAGTGAGTGTAATTTTATAAATTTACTTTTGAACATAAAATATTGTAGGATTGTAAAAATGTTAAATAATAATCGCATACGTATAGCTATGCAAAAAACTGGTCGTTTAAGTAGCGAGTCTATAAATTTATTAACGTTATGTGGAATTAAAATCAATTTAAAACAGCAAAAATTAATCGCTTTTGCTCAAAATATGCCTATTGATGTCATGTTGGTACGTGATGATGATATTCCAGGTTTGATAATGGATGGAGTAGTGGATTTAGGAATAGTAGGAGAAAATGTTTTAGAAGAAGAGCTATTAAACCGAAAATCGCAAAATTTAGATAGTTCCTATATAACTTTAAGACGCCTTGATTTTGGTATGTGTAGATTATCTCTTGCTGTTCCCATCAACACTGATTATATTGGAATTGAATCTATAAAAGATTTTAGAATAGCCACTTCATATCCTCATTTGCTAAAAAAATATCTAGATGAAAAAAATATCAATTTTAAATCTTGCATGTTAAATGGTTCTGTAGAAGTTGCACCAAGAGCAGGATTAGCTGATGCTATTTGTGACTTAGTTTCAACAGGAGCTACTTTAGACGCAAATGGGCTGCGTGAAGTTCAAGTTATCTTTCGATCACATGCATCTCTTATTTGTAGAACAGGGAATATTAATTTTATCAAAAAAGAAGTCATTAATAAATTAATGACTCGTATTAAAGGTGTAATTCAAGCACGAGAATCGAAATATATTATGTTACATGCTCCTATTAATAAACTCGATGAAGTAATATCGTTGTTACATGGAGCGGAAAGACCAACAATTTTAAAATTAGCTGGTGATAAGCATCGAGTAGCTATGCATATGGTGAGTAGTGAAACATTATTTTGGGAAACAATGGAGAAATTAAAAGATTTAGGAGCTAGTTCAATTTTAGTTTTGCCTATTGAAAAAATGATGGAGTAAATTTTATGAAGTATTTTCATACAATTGTGAATTGGAATGAGTTAAATTCTGATGCACAAAAAAAGATTTTATCAAGACCTATCTATCTAGAAAATAAAATTATTAAAAGTACAGTAAAAGAAATAATTAAAAATGTCCAAGTTTTAGGAGATCAGTCTGTAAGAGATTATACTAATACGTTTGATAAATGCTTATTAAATACATTTCAGTTATCTCACCAACATATATCATCTTCTTTAAAAAAAATTGATGCTGTATTAAAAAAAGCAATTTCTGTTGCAAAAAAAAATATCAAATCATTTCATAAAGCACAAATTATACCTGAAGTGAATATTGAAACACAAGCTGGAATACGCTGTCAGCAAATATTTTTACCTTTAAATTCTATTGGAATTTATATACCTAATGGAATAGCTCCTTTACTATCTACTGTTTTAATGCTTGGCATACCTGCCAAAATTGCAGGTTGTAAAGAAGTTATATTATGTTCTCCCCCTCCAATTAGTGATGAGATTGTTTATAGTGCACATATTTGTGGTATTAATAAAATATTCCAGATAGGTGGCGCTCAAGCTATTGCAGCTATGGCTTTTGGAACTAAAAGTATTCCTAAAGTAGATAAAATTTTTGGACCAGGAAATTCTTATGTTACAGAAGCGAAACTACAAGTTAGTTCTATGCTAAATGGACCAGAAATAGATATGCTGGCTGGGCCTTCTGAATTATTAATTATTGCCGATCAAACTTCTAATCCAGATTTTATTGCTGCTGATTTGTTATCTCAAGCAGAGCATGGAATATCTTCACAAGTAATATTGTTGACTTCTTGTGTTGAATTAGCAAAAAAAGTTATTCTTTCTATTAATAAACAATTAGAAAGTTTTTTTAGGTCATCGGATATATGTGTTGCTTTAAAAAATAGTGCAATAATTTTAACAAAAAATTTATTTGAATCAATTAATATATGCAATATGTATGCACCAGAACATTTGATTATTCATACAAAAAATCCAAGGTCGTTACTGCAGAAAATATCTAATGCTAGTTCGATTTTTTTAGGTCCTTGGTCCCCTGAATCTGCAGGTGATTATGCTTCTGGAACTAATCATGTTTTACCAACATATGGAAAATCTATTTCACAATCTGCTTTAGGACTATCTGATTTTCAAAAACGTATATTAGTACAAGA
This portion of the Buchnera aphidicola (Aphis gossypii) genome encodes:
- the smrB gene encoding endonuclease SmrB, whose translation is MNKNREHTDNRNILFRQHTNDIREIMQDTIFHTRANKVVHQNITLKRKFYEEEANSYYFSCLQNEKNFFKENPVSYIRSKNSNNILKRLKRGKYLPDISLDLHGLTQYQAQKKLGQLITICQKEKIFCAHIIHGYGKNILKKQIPFWLSQHPDIVAFHQAPKIFGSDAAIIAIIEVCN
- the hisG gene encoding ATP phosphoribosyltransferase, with the protein product MLNNNRIRIAMQKTGRLSSESINLLTLCGIKINLKQQKLIAFAQNMPIDVMLVRDDDIPGLIMDGVVDLGIVGENVLEEELLNRKSQNLDSSYITLRRLDFGMCRLSLAVPINTDYIGIESIKDFRIATSYPHLLKKYLDEKNINFKSCMLNGSVEVAPRAGLADAICDLVSTGATLDANGLREVQVIFRSHASLICRTGNINFIKKEVINKLMTRIKGVIQARESKYIMLHAPINKLDEVISLLHGAERPTILKLAGDKHRVAMHMVSSETLFWETMEKLKDLGASSILVLPIEKMME
- the hisD gene encoding histidinol dehydrogenase; translated protein: MKYFHTIVNWNELNSDAQKKILSRPIYLENKIIKSTVKEIIKNVQVLGDQSVRDYTNTFDKCLLNTFQLSHQHISSSLKKIDAVLKKAISVAKKNIKSFHKAQIIPEVNIETQAGIRCQQIFLPLNSIGIYIPNGIAPLLSTVLMLGIPAKIAGCKEVILCSPPPISDEIVYSAHICGINKIFQIGGAQAIAAMAFGTKSIPKVDKIFGPGNSYVTEAKLQVSSMLNGPEIDMLAGPSELLIIADQTSNPDFIAADLLSQAEHGISSQVILLTSCVELAKKVILSINKQLESFFRSSDICVALKNSAIILTKNLFESINICNMYAPEHLIIHTKNPRSLLQKISNASSIFLGPWSPESAGDYASGTNHVLPTYGKSISQSALGLSDFQKRILVQELTSQGFIDLSNTLMTLSKAEKLEAHYNAVKVRVNFLKDKYER